The genome window CTTGTCGCCGTGTTACGCCGAGCACGCCGAAGCCTGGCGCCGCAGCGGCTATATCGTGCGCGAAGTGCTGGAAGCGGAAGTGGATTTCTTCCTCGACAGCCTCGATGTGCTGGTGGTGGTCAATCCGAACAACCCCACGGGCCTGAGCCTGGCGCCCGAGCGTTTGCTGGATTGGCATGCCCGCCTGGCCCAGCGCGGTGGCTGGTTGGTGGTGGATGAAGCGTTCATGGACGTCACACCGGCGCTGAGCCTGGCGGCGTACACCCATCTGGTCGGGCTGATCGTCCTGCGTTCGTTCGGCAAGTTCTTTGGCCTGGCCGGGGTTCGCCTGGGCTTTGTATTGGCCGAACGCCGCTTGCTCAAGTTGCTTGCCGAACAAGTCGGGCCGTGGGCGGTCAGCGGGCCGACCCGGGTGCTGGGCCAGGCGTGCCTGCTGGATAGCGATGCCCACGCAGCCCAGCGCCAACGCTGCGAAGCCACCAGCCAACGCCTGGCGCTGTTGCTCGAACGCCACGGCTTCAAGCCGCAGGGCGGCTGCGGATTGTTCCAATGGCTGATCACCGAACACGCCCAGGGGCTTCACGATTTCATGGCCCATCGCGGCATTCTCCTGCGCCTGTTCGTGAACACCAGCAGCCTGCGTTTCGGGCTGCCGGCCGACGACAGCGAATTCCTGCGCCTCGAACAAGCCTTTGAAGCCTACGCCAAGGACACCCCATGACCACAGTGATGGTGCAGGGCACCACCTCCGATGCCGGCAAAAGTACCCTGGTCACGGCCTTGTGCCGCTGGGTCAGGCGCCAGGGCGTGGGCGTGGTGCCGTTCAAGCCGCAGAACATGGCCCTCAACAGCGCCGTGACCGCTGACGGCGGCGAAATCGGTCGGGCTCAGGCGGTGCAGGCCCAGGCCGCCGGTCTCGAACCGCACACCGACATGAACCCGGTGCTGCTCAAGCCCAACAGCGACACTGGCGCCCAGGTGATCATCCATGGTCGTGCCGTCACCACCATGAACGCCGTGGCTTATCACGATTACAAAGCCATCGCGATGCAAGCGGTGCTGGCCTCCCACGCGCGCTTGAGCGCGGCTTATGCGGTGGTGATGGTGGAAGGCGCCGGCTCGCCGGCGGAGATCAACCTGCGCGCCGGTGACATCGCCAACATGGGCTTTGCCGAGGCGGTGGACTGCCCGGTGCTGCTGATCGCCGATATCAATCGCGGCGGGGTGTTCGCCCATCTGGTCGGCACGCTGGAATTGCTTTCCCCCAGCGAGCAGGCGCGGGTAAAGGGCTTCATCATCAACCGTTTTCGTGGCGACATCGCCTTGCTGCAACCGGGCCTGGACTGGCTGGAGGCGCGCACCGGCAAACCGGTGATCGGCGTGTTGCCGTACGTCATGGATCTGCACCTGGAAGCCGAGGATGGCCTCGATCAGCGCCAGATCGACAAGGCCGAACACGTGCTGAAAGTGGTGGTGCCGGTCTTGCCGCGCATCAGCAACCACACCGATTTCGATCCGTTGCGCCTGCACCCACAGGTCGACCTGCAATTCGTCGGCCCCGGCCAGCCCATCCCGCCGGCCGACCTGATCATCCTGCCCGGCTCGAAAAGCGTGCGCAGCGACCTGGCCTACCTGCGAGCCAACGGTTGGGAGACGGCGATCCATCGTCACCTGCGCTACGGCGGCAAATTGCTGGGCATCTGCGGCGGTTTGCAGATGCTTGGCCAGCAGGTTCACGACCCCTTGGGGCTGGAAGGCGCGGCGGGCTCCAGTGCCGGTCTGGGCCTGCTGGATTTCGAAACGACCCTGGAACATGAGAAGCAACTGCGCAATGTGCGTGGGCGACTGGCCTTGGAAGCGGCCGAGGTCAGCGGCTATGAGATCCACGCGGGCGTGACCACCGGCCCGGCCTTGGAAAATGCTGCGGTGCACCTGGAAGACGGCCGTTGCGACGGCGCCCAGAGCCTCGACGCACAGGTGTTCGGCACCTACCTGCACGGGCTGTTCGAGTCGCCCCAGGCCAGCAGCGCGTTGTTGCGTTGGGCGGGGTTGGCGGATGTGCAAACGGTGGATTACCACGGCTTGCGCGAGCGGGACATCGAGCGGTTGGCGGATCTGGTGGAGCGGCATCTGGATACTGGATTGTTGCGTGAGCTTTGTGGGATTTAGGGTCGCTGGGGTGGCCTCATCGCGAGCAAGCTCGCTCCCACATTGGATCGCTGATGAGCACAGAATTTATGTACACCCCAGATCAACTGTGGGAGCGAGCTTGCTCGCGATGGCGCCAGTCGCCACACCGCCAAATAAAGGTTAATGACCCATGCTGCAACTGATCCTCGGCGGCGCCCGCTCCGGTAAGAGTCGCCTGGCTGAAAAACTCGCGGCGGACACCCGTTTGCCAGTGACCTACATCGCCACCAGCCAACCCCTGGACGGTGAGATGAACCAGCGCATCGCCCAGCATCGCGCCCGGCGGCCAGCCGAATGGGCGCTGGTGGAGGAGCCCCTGGCCCTGGCCCGGGTGCTGCGGGAAAACGCCGCCCCCGGACAATGCCTGCTGGTGGATTGCCTGACCCTGTGGCTGACCAACCTGTTGATGCTCGAGGCTCCCGAGCAATTGAACGCCGAGCGCGAAGCACTGCTGGACAGCCTGGCCGCGCTGCCCGGGGAGATCATTTTTGTCAGCAACGAGACCGGCATGGGCGTCGTGCCGCTGGGCGAGCTGACCCGCCGTTACGTCGATGAAGCCGGTTGGCTGCATCAAGCCTTGGCCGAACGTTGTCAGCGCGTCGTGCTGACCGTCGCTGGCCTGCCCCTGACTCTCAAAGGTACTGCGTTATGAATCATCGCTGGTGGCTGGAACCGTGCAAGCCCGTCGATACCCAAGTGCTGGAACTGGCCGCGGCCCGTCAGCAACAACTGACCAAGCCGGCCGGTTCCCTGGGGCGGCTGGAATCGGTGGCGGTGCAACTGGCGGGTCTGCAAGGGCAGCTCAAACCGAGCCTGGAGCGGTTGTGGATTGCGATTTTTGCCGGCGACCATGGCGTGGTCGCAGAAGGCGTATCGGCCTATCCCCAAGAGGTCACCGGGCAAATGCTGCTCAACTTCGTCAGCGGCGGCGCGGCCATCAGCGTCCTGGCGCGGCAACTGGGCGCGTCCCTGGAAGTGGTCGACCTGGGCACCGTCACGCCTGCGCTGGACCTGCCCGGTGTGCGACACCTGAACCTCGGGCCGGGCACGGCGAATTTCGCCCAGGGCACGGCAATGACGGTGAAACAGGGCGAGCAAGCCTTGCACGCCGGGCGCGACAGTGTGCTGCGTGCCGTCGCGGCCGGCACGCAATTGTTCATCGGCGGCGAGATGGGCATCGGCAACACCACCGCCGCCAGCGCCCTGGCCTGCGCCTTGCTCGACTGCCCGGTGGCGCATCTGGTCGGGCCGGGCACGGGGTTGGACGCCGCGGGTGTCAGCCGCAAGGCCCAGGTGATCGAACGGGCGCTGGCGTTGCACGCTGCCCAGGGTAACGACCCGTTGCAGACCCTGTTCAACCTCGGCGGTTTTGAAATCGCCGCGTTGGTCGGCGCATACCTGGCCTGTGCCCAGCAGGGCGTCGCCGTGCTGGTGGACGGATTCATCTGTAGCGTCGCGGCCCTGGTGGCGGTGCGCCTCAATCCGGCGTGCCGGCCGTGGTTGCTGTTCGGCCATCGCGGCGCCGAACCGGGCCATCTCCACGTGCTGGAAACCCTCGGTGCCGAACCGCTGCTGGATCTCGGCCTGCGCCTGGGCGAGGGCAGTGGCGCGGCGTTGGCGGTGCCGCTGTTGCGCCTGGCGTGTGACCTGCACGGGCAGATGGCGACGTTTGCCGAAGCGGCCGTGGCGGACCGCCCGGCATGACCTTGCGCCTGGATCTGCTGCGTCACGGCGAAACCGAATTGGGCGGCGGCTTGCGCGGCAGCCTCGACGATGCCTTGACGGCCAGGGGCTGGGAGCAGATGCACACCGCCGTCGCTCAAGGCGGACCCTGGGATCGCCTGGTCAGCTCACCCTTGCAGCGCTGCGCCCGTTTCGCCGAGCAACTCGGCGCCCGGCTCAACGTGCCGGTGCACTTGGACAAAGACCTGCAAGAGCTGCATTTTGGCGCCTGGGAAGGTCGCAGCGCAGCGGCGTTGATGGACACTGACGCCGAGGCACTGGGCCAGTTCTGGGCCGATCCCTATGCCTTCACGCCCCCCGAAGGCGAGCCGGTGCAGGCGTTTGCCAACCGCGTCCTGGCGGCGGTCGAGCGTCTGCACGCGGCCTATGCCGGTCAGCGGGTCTTGCTGGTCAGCCATGGCGGCGTGATGCGCCTGCTGCTGGCCCAAGCCCGCGGCCTGCCTCGCGAGCAACTGCTCAATGTCGAAGTCGGTCATGGCGCGCTGTTTTCCCTGACAGTGTCGGCAGGTTCAGTGCTCGAAGAGGCGAATTGACGATGTTGCCCTTCTGGATCGCCCTGCAATTTCTCAGCAGCCTGCCGGTTCGCCTGCCCGGCATGCCCGAGCCCGAACAGTTGGGCCGTTCGCTGTTGTTCTATCCGCTGGTGGGGCTGGTGTTCGGCGGGCTGTTATGGACGTTGGATGGGTTATTGCTCGGCACGCCGTTGCTGCTGCATGCCGCGCTGGTGCTGATGGCGTGGGTGCTGCTCAGTGGCGGGTTGCACCTGGATGGCCTGGCCGACAGCGCCGATGCGTGGCTCGGCGGTTTCGGCGATCGCGAACGGACGTTGCTGATCATGAAGGATCCGCGCAGCGGGCCGATTGCCGTCGTGACGTTGGTGGTGGTGTTGCTGCTCAAATGGACAGCGCTGGTGGCGTTGATCGAACAGGAGCAGGCCTTGGCGTTGCTCATCGTGCCGATGCTGGGGCGGGGCGCATTGCTGGGGTTGTTCCTGACGACGCCGTATGTGCGTGCCGGTGGATTGGGGCAGGCGCTCGCCGATCACCTGCCGCGCCGCTCGGGCTGGCAGGTGTTGTCGGCCTGTGCGCTGGGTTGCCTGCTGCTGTTGGGCTGGGCCGGGCTGTGGACGTTGGTGGTGGCCACGCTGGTCTTCATCGGATTGCGACGGATGATGCTGCGCAGGCTGCAAGGCTGCACCGGGGATACGGCGGGCGCCTTGCTGGAACTGCTGGAAACCGCCGTTCTGGTCGCGCTGGCGTTGCGTTGAAGCCGGATCTTGTCGACGGCGCAGTGTTCATTTAAGTTTGCATTCACTTAGTCGCGGGTATATACACGCATCATGCTTCCTTCCCAATGTCTGTGCATCAATCTGCGTCGTGCCGCACGTGGCGTCAGCAGGTATTACGACGGCGCCCTCGACGGCTTCGGGATCAACGTTGCCCAGTATTCTTTGCTGAGCAACCTGGCGCGCCTGGACCAACCGAGTATTTCCTCCCTGGCCGAGGCCATGGGCCTGGACCGCAGCACCCTGGGACGCAACCTGCGGGTGCTGGAAGGCGAGGGGTTGGTGGCGCTGGCCGAGGGCGACGATCTGCGTAACCGTATCGTCGTGCTCACTGAAACGGGGCAGGCCCGGCTGGCGGCAGCGCTGCCGGCCTGGGAAGCGGCGCAACAGAAACTGATCGATAAGCTGGGCGCGGAAAAACGTGCGACCTTGCTGGCCTTGCTGGATGAACTGGCGTGAAGCAGGTTCGTTCGATGATAAGTGGGTATATACCCGCGACTGGAGAACAAAAATGACATCGATGTGGCGTACCTGTGGTTGGGTCCTGGTGGGCAGCGCGCTGATCCTGGCGTTGTCCCTGGGCGTGCGGCATGGCTTCGGCCTGTTCCTCGCGCCCATGAGTGCCGAGTTCGGCTGGGGCCGTGAGGTATTCGCCTTCGCCATTGCCTTGCAGAACTTGATCTGGGGCCTGGCGCAGCCTTTCACCGGCGCGCTGGCCGACCGCTTCGGTGCGGCGAAAGTGGTGCTGATCGGTGGCGTGCTCTACGCACTCGGCCTGGTGTTCATGGGCATGGCCGACTCGCCATGGTCCTTGTCGTTGAGCGCGGGTCTTTTGATTGGTATCGGTCTGTCGGGCACATCGTTCTCGGTGATCCTCGGCGTGGTCGGACGGGCCGTGCCACCGGAAAAACGCAGCATGGGCATGGGCATCGCCAGTGCCGCCGGTTCCTTCGGCCAGTTCGCCATGTTGCCCGGTACGCTGGGGCTGATCGGTTGGCTCGGTTGGTCGGCGGCGTTGTTGGCACTGGGGCTGCTGGTGGCGTTGATCGTGCCGCTGGTGAGCATGCTCAAGGACGCACCGTTGCCGGTGGCTGGCCACGAGCAGACCCTGGCCGAAGCCTTGCGCGAGGCGTGCAGCCATTCCGGGTTCTGGCTGCTGGCGGTCGGCTTTTTTGTCTGCGGTTTCCAGGTGGTGTTCATTGGCGTGCATTTGCCGGCGTACCTGGTGGACCAACACCTGCCCGCCAGCGTCGGCACCACCGTGCTGGCTCTGGTCGGGTTGTTCAATATCTTCGGCACCTACACCGCTGGCTGGCTGGGCGGACGCATGTCCAAGCCACGCCTGTTGACCGGGTTGTATCTGTTGCGGGCCGTGGTGATTGGCTTGTTCCTGTGGCTGCCGGTGACGACCACCACGGCGTACCTGTTTGGCATGGCAATGGGCTTGCTGTGGCTGTCGACCGTGCCGTTGACCAACGGCACGGTAGCGACCCTGTTTGGTGTACGAAATCTATCGATGTTGGGTGGGATCGTGTTCCTGTTCCACCAGTTGGGCTCGTTCCTCGGTGGTTGGTTGGGCGGGGTGGTGTATGACCGCACCGGCAGCTACGACTTGATCTGGCAGGTATCGATCCTGCTCAGCCTGCTGGCGGCGGCGTTGAACTGGCCGGTGCGTGAACGGCCGGTGGCGCGCCTGCAAGTCCAGGTCGGTGCGGCATGAGTCGCATCGGCCCGTGGTTGATCGCTGCCGGCGCCGGCCTGTTGCTGGCGCTCGCCTGGTGGGGCTGGCACCAGGGAGGGTTGGCCTTGATGCAACTGGGCATGGGGACGTGTTGAACAATGGACGGCAGCGGGCATGGCGGAGTAACGTCGTGGTCTGACATGCTTTAAGGAAATACCGACATGTTGATGCGCTGGTTTGCTGTTCCCGCCCTGTTGCTGGCTGTGACCGGGCAAGTCTGGGCTGCCGATTGCCCGCCGTTGCTGGAGGGTTCGTTGCCCAAGCTGCGGGCCAAGGAAACCATTGATTTGTGCCAGCGCTTTGCCGGCAAGCCTCTGGTGGTGGTGAACACCGCCAGCTTCTGTGGGTTCGCCCCGCAGTTCAAGGGCCTCGAAGCGCTCAACCAGCGCTACAAGGGCCAAGGGTTGCAAGTGTTGGGCGTACCGTCCAATGACTTCAAGCAGGAGTCCAAGGACGGGGCTGAAACCGCCAAGGTCTGTTACGTCAATTACGGTGTGACCTTCACCATGACCGAACCGCAGCCGGTGCGGGGTGCGGATGCGATACCGCTGTTCAAGCACTTGGCCGAACAGTCCGGTGCGCCGAAATGGAATTTCTACAAGTATGTGGTGGACCGCCAGGGCAAGGTCGTTGGCAGTTTTTCCAGCCGGATCAAGCCTGACGATCCCGATTTCATCAAGGCAGTAGAGGCGGCCATCGCCTCCAAACCCTGACGCTTGCCACGAAAAAGCCCCGCCTCTTTGTAGAGTGCGGGGCTTTTTTTCGCTTCAGCTGGCGAGGGGGTCAGGTTCGCCATGAAACATCAGAAGCGGTAGGTTGCACCGACACCGAAACCGTTGGCGCTGTTTTCGTATTTGGCGTCGTAGGACTGGCCGAGGGCATTGCTGCCGCTGACGTTGACTTTTTCTTCCTTGAGATAGGAATAAGCCACGTCGATGGTCAGGTCGTCGGTCGGACTCCAGCCGGCGCCCAGGCTGAAGATGGTCCGGTCGCCTGTAGGAATACGCGGCGAGCGGTCAGCGTTGTTGGTCGGTGCCTGGTCGAAGGTCAGGCCGGTACGCAGTACCCACTGCTTGTTCAACTGGTAGGAGGTACCGATGGCGTAGGCCCAGGTGTCGTGCCAGTTCTGTTCTTCAGTAATGGAACTGAAGAAGCCAGGCGCGAAAGCACCGCCCGTTGCGGGCGTTACACCGTCGTTGTTCACGGTGATTTCTTTCAGGCGGCTCCAACGCGTCCAGGTGCTGCCCGCGTAGACGGTCCAGGCATCATTGATTTGCTGGGTGACCGAAAAGTCCACCGATTCAGGCGTGGTGATATCCAGCGAAGCATCGTAGCGCGCGCCATTCAGCAGGCTGGGAGGTGTGCCAGCCCCAGGACTGATTTCGGTGTGGCCTTCGAGCTTGTACTTGACCTTGGAGTGATAGGTCAGGCCGACACGGGTGGTGTCGGTCGCCTGGACCAGCAGGCCGATGTTGTAGCCGTAGCCAATGTCGTCGCCCTTGATCTTCACGCTGCCATCATTCGGCGACAGGGGAGAGGTCAGATCCGATTCCAGGGAGCCGGAAATACGGTTGATGGTCGGGCCGAAACCGATCGATACCTTGTCGTTGAAGGCATAGCTGACGGTTGGCTGGAAAGTGACGACCTTCACTTCGCTCTTGCTGCCGAAGTTACGGCCCTGGAAGCCATTTTCGTAGTCGGTGATCAAGCCAAACGGTGCGTAGACACCCAGGCCGAAAGCCCACTGATCATCGATAGGCTTGACGTAGTAGCCCATCGGAACGGCAGTGAGCGGAACCATGTCGCCCTTGTTGGTGCCGGACTGGGTACCGCTGGCATCGTCGATATCGGTGGAAGCATCGATGGCGGCGAAGCCACCGGTGACTTGCTGGCGCTTGAGGCGCGACATGCCGGCAGGGTTGCCAAACACGGTGCTGGCGTCATCGGCAGAGGAAGAACGACCTGCGAAACCAGTGCCCATGCCACTGATGCTTTGTTCGTTCAAGGCAAAGCCACTGGCGAAAAGTTGCGTGGATGCCAAGGTAACGGCAAGGCCAAGGGTGGTTTTGAGCATCATTTTTTTCATTGTTAGAACTCCTGGTGATCACCGGGGCGAAAATTACCAACATTTTCCCTCAAGCGCTATAGCCTGTATGGCTTGATTTAGAGCGGTTTTGTAGGACAATCCGACCAGATTCGCGACCGTTGTAGGAAGTTTCCAAATTTCCCATTCAGCAAGCGACCCGACTCAGCGGCGAAACACAGCGTTGCCAGGCGCAGGTGAAATCTCGCAGGCGCCCTTGGGGATGAAAGGTCTGGCGCCAGATGCGGGCCATGCCCAGCAGGTCGTCGGCGTCGGGAAGCGGGGTATTCTGTTCCTCCACCAGCAGCCAGGCGATGGCGGTGGCGTAGCGCAAATTGACGGTCAATTCCAGGTGCGGGCCGCTGAGAAAGGCATGCTGGCTGGCCAGGCCGCGCACCAGGCTGGCCCGTTCCGGATCGCGTGCCAGGTAATGGTCCCAGAGTGCCTGGTGTCGGGGCTCGGTAATGCGATACAGGCCATGCCCCCGTCGATCATGCAGGGCCGAACCCAGGGCGGACTGGCTGGCGGCAATGCCCAGCAACAAGGATTCCGCGGTTGCGCTGTGACGCTCAAGGTAGAGGAGCGTCGGGCGGATCACATATCGACACAGTTCGCTGGCAGCGATACCCATAAAACCCTCGAAGTGTGAAAGGGGCGGAGCCTGAAGAGTGTGGGCTTGGCAGCGGTGGATCGGTCCAGGCCCCGCCGGAAGCGGATCATGCCGCTTGACTTGAAGTGTAGTGTCATATTCCCGCTGTAAAGGACTGTTTTTAAAACATCTTCAGCGAACGGTTATAACTGTTATATCCCTTGGTGCTTACGCCGTTTCGCTTCATCGAGAAATTTCGGGCAATAAAAAGCCCCGCTTTCTGGGCGGGGCCTTTGGGGTTTCAGCCTTTCTGGCGTCTCAGGCAACCAGTGCCTGGCGAGTACGCTCGATCACGGCCTGCAGCGGTTCGGCGCTGGAGTACTGGTCGGGGTACAGGCGTTCGCTGTGACGGGCGATGCCGTGTTCGTTGACCAGCGTGAAGCTGAAGCAGCCTTTGCGAGCGGCCATGATCAGGCAGTTCATCGGTGCAAAAGCGTTGGTGAGGGTGCGGATAGCATCCTGTGCGTGGATTTGAGTAGACATGTTATGGGTGTTCCTGCAAATGACACGGTTAAGAACCGTGCAACGTTAAAACGTTCCAGTAACGTCGACCACCATTGGTCGAACGAAGAACCCGACTGGAACAAAGCAGCCAGTTTGAGCGCTATATAAGTGCGCGCTTGGGCTGGCAGGTAGGTACTTAGGAGGGCAGGCAACACATCGAGGGCAAAGGTTCTGGGCCCGGGGTGAAGATCCTGATCAATTTTGCAGGTTGGTTCGGTCAGAGTAATGAGCCTGGCAACACCCTTTGCATTCGATCAAAGGCTGTGTTGGCGCAAGATTTACCTGGAAACCATCGAGGGGGCCGGTCTCCTTTTTTCGGTGAGGCGTCCTTGGGAGGATGGCTGACCGTGGAGATGTGTTCGACCCGGAATTGACTTTCAGCTTGGTACTAACGCTGCGGATACTAACGGATCGAACCGGTGAAGGGAAGGGTGCTGGTTAAAAAATATTCAAGTGGGCACTCAATCGCTGTGGGGGCCTGCCGTAGCACAGGAACCGACGCTTGCAAGTGTGCCCACGCCACCGTTGCTGCAATGCACGGCCAGAGGTTATCCCCAGCTTTTACCGCCCGTTGTGCCAAAAAAACGCAGCGTTATAACCCGTTCAGCTGTTACTTGTGCACACTCGCTGCACCACTTGTCACCGAACTGTCATGTCGAAACAATCCGGGGTAGGTGCCTGTATCCAAAATTTAAGTCAATGAAAAACATCGCTTTTTTTTACTGGTGAAAAAATCGTCAGTTTGAGCGCAGGCCCCGTTCCACAGGGCTTTGCGAGAGTTCAGGGGGGGTTGTCCACTGAGTTATCCACAGCTTCTGTGGATTGTCCCAAGCGCTTGCTCTAGCACGGGCGTGCCGGTTTTTTTTCGACTTTACCCGTACGAAAAAAGGAGTAGAGTGGCGCGCCTTCCGATCTGTCCCACAGTGTTTTATGAAGTTTCGCTCAGTATCAAATCCTGTTACCTCCACGCCCTCTGGTGTTACCCCACCCAAACGTATGTCGATGCGGGTAGCTGAGTGGCTGCTCGACAGCCCGCGGCTGGGGGACAGCCCCAGCATCAAGCACCTGGCTGGTCGTTTGCTCAAGCAACCGGCCCGTGAAGGCGTAGTGGCCGCGCAAAGTCGTCTCGGGCAGTTGATGTGCCGAGAATGCGGCAACGCCCGGGATCGACGCATCGGCCACGACCTGCTGCGCCAGGCCGCCCGGGCCGGCGATGATCGTGCCCGCCGGGCCCTTGGTGAAATCGAAGATTGAAAACGAAGACTGCGCTGGGCAACCCCCAGCCGCTTGGTTAACCTTCGGGCTTTATTTGATCGGCAGGAATTGTCATGGCTATGGATTTGACCAGCCTGTTGTTTGGCCTGGCAGGCGCTGCGGTGCCGTTGCTGGCACTGGCCTGGCACCTGCAACGCCAAGCCGCCGCCGCGCAGACCGAACTGGCCCTGCTGGAGGAGCGCTTGGCCACGGCCCACATGGCCCACGATGGCCTCAACGCCCAGCTCGATGCCTGCCGCGATGAAATCAGCGATCTGAGCCAGGCCAACGCCGCCAAGCAGGCCGAGCTTGCCGCGGCCTGCCGTGAGGTCGAATTGCTGCAGATCGAGCGCGACAATGCCCGGGATGCGGCTCACGCCTGGAACCTCGAGCGTGCCAACAAGGAAGCCGAGCTGCGCCGGCTCGATGCCCAGGCGGCGTCGTTGCAGGCCGAACTGCGTGAGCAGCAGGAAAGCCATCAGCAACGGCTGGATGACCTGCAAGGCTCGCGAGACGAGCTGCGGGCGCAGTTCGCCGAGCTTGCCGGGAAGATCTTCGACGAACGTGAACAACGTTTCGCCGAAACCAGCCAGCAACGCCTGGGCCAGTTGCTCGATCCGCTGAAGGAGCGCATCCAGTCCTTCGAAAAACGCGTTGAAGAAAGTTATCAGGCCGAGGCCCGGGAACGCTTCTCCCTGGGCAAGGAACTGGAGCGCCTGCAACAACTGAACCTGCGCCTGAGCGACGAAGCCACCAACCTCACCCGGGCGCTCAAGGGCCAGAAGACCCAGGGTAACTGGGGCGAACTGATCCTGGAGCGGGTGCTTGAACATGCCGGCCTGGAGAAGGGCCGCGAGTATCAGACCCAGGTCAGCCTCAAGGGCCCGGACGGCGAGCGTTTCCAGCCGGACGTGTTGATTTATCTGCCGGGCGACAAGCAAGTGGTGGTCGATTCCAAGGTCAGCCTCACGGCCTATCAGCAGTACGTGGCCGCTGAAGATGACGCCATCGGCCAACTCGCCCTCAAGCAACATGTAGTGTCGTTGCGTGCCCACGTCAAAGGCTTGGCCGGCAAGGACTACAAGCGCCTGGACGGTTTGCACAGCCTGGATTTCGTGTTGCTGTTCGTGCCAATCGAAGCGGCGTTTTCCGCCGCCCTGCAAGCCGAGCCGAACCTGTTCCAGGAAGCCTTCGACCGCAACATCGTGATCGTCAGCCCGACCACGCTGCTGGCGACGCTGCGGGTGATCGACAGCTTGTGGAAGCAGGAACGCCAGAGCCAGAACGCCCGGGAAATCGCCGAGCGGGCCGGGTGGCTGTATGACAAGTTCGTCCTGTTCATCCAGGACCTGGACGAGATCGGCAGTCGCTTGCAGCAGTTGGACAAAGCCTACAGTGCCGCGCGCAACAAACTGACAGAAGGGCGCGGCAACCTGATCAGCCGTAGCGAACAGCTCAAGTTGCTCGGCGCCCGGGCGAGCAAGAGCCTGCCTGCCGATTTGCTCGAGC of Pseudomonas fluorescens contains these proteins:
- a CDS encoding OmpP1/FadL family transporter, yielding MKKMMLKTTLGLAVTLASTQLFASGFALNEQSISGMGTGFAGRSSSADDASTVFGNPAGMSRLKRQQVTGGFAAIDASTDIDDASGTQSGTNKGDMVPLTAVPMGYYVKPIDDQWAFGLGVYAPFGLITDYENGFQGRNFGSKSEVKVVTFQPTVSYAFNDKVSIGFGPTINRISGSLESDLTSPLSPNDGSVKIKGDDIGYGYNIGLLVQATDTTRVGLTYHSKVKYKLEGHTEISPGAGTPPSLLNGARYDASLDITTPESVDFSVTQQINDAWTVYAGSTWTRWSRLKEITVNNDGVTPATGGAFAPGFFSSITEEQNWHDTWAYAIGTSYQLNKQWVLRTGLTFDQAPTNNADRSPRIPTGDRTIFSLGAGWSPTDDLTIDVAYSYLKEEKVNVSGSNALGQSYDAKYENSANGFGVGATYRF
- a CDS encoding sel1 repeat family protein; the protein is MKFRSVSNPVTSTPSGVTPPKRMSMRVAEWLLDSPRLGDSPSIKHLAGRLLKQPAREGVVAAQSRLGQLMCRECGNARDRRIGHDLLRQAARAGDDRARRALGEIED
- the rmuC gene encoding DNA recombination protein RmuC; this encodes MLEERLATAHMAHDGLNAQLDACRDEISDLSQANAAKQAELAAACREVELLQIERDNARDAAHAWNLERANKEAELRRLDAQAASLQAELREQQESHQQRLDDLQGSRDELRAQFAELAGKIFDEREQRFAETSQQRLGQLLDPLKERIQSFEKRVEESYQAEARERFSLGKELERLQQLNLRLSDEATNLTRALKGQKTQGNWGELILERVLEHAGLEKGREYQTQVSLKGPDGERFQPDVLIYLPGDKQVVVDSKVSLTAYQQYVAAEDDAIGQLALKQHVVSLRAHVKGLAGKDYKRLDGLHSLDFVLLFVPIEAAFSAALQAEPNLFQEAFDRNIVIVSPTTLLATLRVIDSLWKQERQSQNAREIAERAGWLYDKFVLFIQDLDEIGSRLQQLDKAYSAARNKLTEGRGNLISRSEQLKLLGARASKSLPADLLERAMTDADGLPELPEEASEKTQG